One genomic segment of Nocardioides cavernaquae includes these proteins:
- a CDS encoding helix-turn-helix transcriptional regulator, whose protein sequence is MAVNKSERLLNLLILLLAQRHYISKERIRELIEDYRSASDEAFERMFERDKVELRELGVPVETGQADKFFEDEPGYRIRPDDFALPGIELTADEAAVVGLASRVWQHAGLAAHTSDALTKLLAAGVEIDRDRLDMPAPEVAADEPEFDAFWKASLDRVRVAFDYQRSGSSAVTKRLLEPWGVVSYSGRWYVVGHDVDRGAPRMFRLSRVRGSVSRRSKGDAYAVPPGTDLRELTTRLGPGPRTVQATVLIRPGAAAYLRRTGAAQDADVTGPDGTPGWDRFVITSSSIHALADEVLAHGDRVYAEEPAELVNLIVTRLDAASVAAAGGAA, encoded by the coding sequence ATGGCCGTGAACAAGAGCGAGCGGCTGCTCAACCTGCTGATCCTGCTCCTCGCACAGCGGCACTACATCTCGAAGGAACGCATCCGCGAGCTGATCGAGGACTACCGCTCGGCGTCGGACGAGGCGTTTGAGCGGATGTTCGAGCGGGACAAGGTCGAGCTGCGCGAGCTCGGTGTCCCCGTCGAGACCGGCCAGGCGGACAAGTTCTTCGAGGACGAGCCGGGCTACCGGATCCGTCCGGACGACTTCGCCCTGCCCGGCATCGAGCTGACGGCGGACGAGGCGGCAGTCGTCGGCCTCGCGTCGCGGGTCTGGCAGCACGCCGGTCTTGCCGCCCACACCAGCGACGCGTTGACCAAGCTGCTCGCCGCAGGAGTCGAGATCGACCGTGACCGGCTGGACATGCCAGCACCCGAGGTCGCGGCCGACGAGCCGGAGTTCGACGCGTTCTGGAAGGCATCGCTCGACCGCGTGCGGGTCGCGTTCGACTACCAGCGCTCCGGCTCGAGCGCGGTCACGAAGCGTCTGCTCGAGCCGTGGGGCGTCGTCTCCTACTCCGGTCGGTGGTACGTCGTCGGCCACGACGTCGACCGCGGGGCGCCCCGCATGTTCCGGCTCTCCCGCGTGCGCGGCTCGGTGAGCCGCAGGAGCAAGGGCGACGCGTACGCCGTCCCCCCGGGCACCGACCTCCGGGAGCTGACCACCCGGCTCGGCCCGGGCCCGCGCACCGTGCAGGCGACGGTGCTGATCCGCCCCGGCGCCGCGGCGTACCTGCGACGGACCGGTGCGGCCCAGGACGCCGACGTGACCGGACCCGACGGCACTCCTGGCTGGGACCGTTTCGTCATCACCTCGTCCTCGATCCACGCGCTGGCGGACGAGGTCCTCGCCCACGGCGACCGCGTGTACGCCGAGGAGCCGGCCGAGCTCGTCAACCTGATCGTGACCCGGCTCGACGCGGCCTCGGTGGCTGCGGCGGGAGGTGCCGCATGA
- the pafA gene encoding Pup--protein ligase: MDRRIFGIENEYGVTCTFKGQRRLSPDEVARYLFRKVVSWGRSSNVFLRNGARLYLDVGSHPEYATPECDDISDLVAHDKAGERILEGLLVDAEQRLHDEGIAGDIYLFKNNTDSAGNSYGCHENYLVGRQGEFSRIADILIPFLVTRQVIVGAGKIIQTPRGASFSVSQRAEHIWEGVSSATTRSRPIINTRDEPHADAEKYRRLHVIVGDSNMSETTTLLKVASCDLVLRMIEEGVVMRDLTMENPIRAIREISHDLTGRRKIRLSNGREASALDIQLEYLTRARDFVDRRELRTPVIDKALDLWERGLKAIESQDFDLVDREIDWVIKLKLIERYRAKHGLAMGHPRIAQLDLAYHDIHRNRGLYYLLEKRGAVARVSDDLTIFRAKTVPPQETRAKLRGDFIRKAQERRRDFTVDWVHLKLNDQAQRTVLCKDPFRAVDERVQRLIDGM, from the coding sequence ATGGACCGGCGGATCTTCGGTATCGAGAACGAGTACGGCGTCACGTGCACGTTCAAGGGCCAGCGTCGCCTGAGTCCGGACGAGGTGGCCCGCTACCTGTTCCGCAAGGTCGTCTCGTGGGGCCGGAGCAGCAACGTCTTCCTGCGCAACGGCGCTCGCCTCTATCTCGACGTCGGCTCCCACCCGGAGTACGCAACGCCGGAGTGCGACGACATCTCCGACCTGGTCGCCCACGACAAGGCGGGGGAGCGGATCCTCGAAGGGCTGTTGGTCGACGCCGAGCAGCGGCTGCACGACGAGGGCATCGCGGGCGACATCTACCTGTTCAAGAACAACACCGACTCAGCGGGCAACTCCTACGGCTGCCACGAGAACTACCTCGTCGGGCGCCAGGGAGAGTTCAGCCGGATCGCCGACATCCTGATCCCGTTCCTCGTGACTCGGCAGGTGATCGTCGGCGCGGGCAAGATCATCCAGACGCCTCGCGGCGCGTCGTTCTCCGTGAGCCAGCGCGCCGAGCACATCTGGGAGGGCGTCTCGAGCGCCACGACCCGGAGCCGGCCGATCATCAACACCCGCGACGAGCCGCACGCCGACGCCGAGAAGTACCGCCGGCTCCACGTGATCGTCGGTGACTCGAACATGTCCGAGACGACGACGCTGCTCAAGGTGGCCAGCTGCGACCTCGTGCTGCGCATGATCGAGGAGGGCGTCGTGATGCGGGACCTCACGATGGAGAACCCGATCCGGGCGATCCGCGAGATCTCCCACGACCTGACGGGCCGCCGCAAGATCCGGCTCTCCAACGGCCGGGAGGCCAGCGCCCTCGACATCCAGCTCGAGTACCTCACCCGGGCGCGCGACTTCGTCGACCGCCGCGAGCTCCGCACACCTGTGATCGACAAGGCGCTCGACCTGTGGGAGCGAGGGCTCAAGGCGATCGAGTCCCAGGACTTCGACCTGGTCGACCGCGAGATCGACTGGGTGATCAAGTTGAAGCTGATCGAGCGCTACCGCGCCAAGCACGGTCTGGCGATGGGCCACCCGCGCATCGCGCAGCTCGATCTGGCCTATCACGACATCCACCGCAACCGCGGGCTCTACTACCTGCTCGAGAAGCGGGGGGCTGTTGCCCGGGTGAGCGACGACCTCACCATCTTCCGGGCCAAGACGGTGCCGCCGCAGGAGACGCGCGCCAAGTTGCGTGGGGACTTCATCCGCAAGGCCCAGGAGCGCCGACGCGACTTCACCGTGGACTGGGTGCACCTGAAGCTCAACGACCAGGCGCAGCGCACGGTCCTCTGCAAGGACCCGTTCCGTGCTGTCGACGAACGAGTCCAGCGACTCATCGACGGGATGTAG
- the tatC gene encoding twin-arginine translocase subunit TatC, which translates to MFGSGLIRLLSGAPAHPVGPDGRMALSDHFREFRARIVKIALIWLVGFAVSLVFHDQLLDLVFGPYEQAQKVLPEGTTEPIIQGAGAPLMVYLKLSALATSVLTAPLWLYQFWAFVLPGLHRREKKWTAIFVVIAGPLFLLGVLLGYLTLPKGLEVLIGFTPDNFTNLVDFNEYLSFFSRTLLVFGIAFEIPVFVVLLNLAGVVKGESLGKHRAWMVIGVFVFAALATPSTDPFTMTALAVPMVLLFLLSEGIARFNDRRRAARDPYAGLSPDEASAI; encoded by the coding sequence GTGTTCGGGTCCGGCCTGATCCGGCTCCTCTCTGGCGCGCCCGCGCACCCCGTCGGACCCGACGGACGGATGGCGCTCTCGGACCACTTCCGTGAGTTTCGTGCGCGCATCGTCAAGATCGCGCTGATCTGGCTCGTCGGGTTCGCCGTCTCGCTGGTCTTCCACGACCAGCTGCTCGACCTCGTCTTCGGTCCCTACGAGCAGGCGCAGAAGGTGCTGCCGGAAGGCACCACCGAGCCGATCATCCAGGGCGCAGGTGCGCCCCTGATGGTCTACCTCAAGCTCTCCGCGCTCGCCACGAGCGTGCTCACCGCACCGCTGTGGCTCTACCAGTTCTGGGCGTTCGTCCTCCCGGGCCTGCATCGCCGGGAGAAGAAGTGGACGGCGATCTTCGTCGTCATCGCGGGTCCGCTCTTCCTGCTCGGCGTCCTGCTCGGCTACCTGACGCTCCCGAAGGGCCTCGAGGTCCTGATCGGGTTCACCCCGGACAACTTCACCAACCTGGTCGACTTCAACGAGTACCTCTCGTTCTTCAGCCGGACACTGCTGGTCTTTGGCATCGCGTTCGAGATCCCGGTCTTCGTGGTCCTGCTCAACCTGGCCGGAGTGGTCAAGGGGGAGTCGCTCGGGAAGCACAGGGCGTGGATGGTCATCGGCGTCTTCGTCTTTGCGGCTCTTGCCACCCCGTCGACCGACCCGTTCACCATGACCGCGCTCGCGGTGCCGATGGTGCTGCTCTTCCTGCTTTCCGAGGGGATCGCGCGGTTCAACGACCGGCGCCGGGCAGCGCGCGATCCTTATGCCGGGCTCTCGCCCGACGAGGCGTCGGCCATCTGA
- the tatA gene encoding Sec-independent protein translocase subunit TatA, which produces MNPMMNMPGGWELILILAVVVLLFGAKKLPDLARNSGQALRIFKAETKGLRDDEKDAKSTVEGEVVDGDKPTDAS; this is translated from the coding sequence ATGAACCCGATGATGAACATGCCCGGCGGCTGGGAGCTCATCCTGATCCTTGCTGTCGTCGTCCTTCTCTTCGGCGCCAAGAAGTTGCCCGATCTCGCGCGCAACAGCGGCCAGGCCCTCCGGATCTTCAAGGCCGAGACCAAGGGTCTCCGCGACGACGAGAAGGACGCGAAGTCCACCGTCGAGGGTGAGGTCGTCGACGGCGACAAGCCCACCGACGCCAGCTGA
- the prcA gene encoding proteasome subunit alpha, producing MSMPFYVSPEQLMKDRADFARKGIARGRSVVAVQYADGVLFVSENPSQALHKVSEIYDRIAFAAVGRYNEFENLRIAGVRLADMRGYAYDRRDVTGRGLANAYAQTLGTIFSSGGEKPYEVELFVAEIGDEVAGDQLYRLTYDGQVADEHGFAVMGGAADVVATYLKERYEPGLSLAAAVRLAVAALGHSQNEKGEGGDRVIPIGDLEVAVLDRTRVQPRKFRRIRPPILGDLLGARGPEQPDEPEPEDGAGGSLPSAPVADDPSDPTDTVSGPVPPLEHPLTGEPHTAPPVAPPVAPPVAPPAE from the coding sequence ATGAGTATGCCGTTCTACGTCTCGCCCGAGCAGCTGATGAAGGACCGCGCCGACTTCGCGCGCAAGGGCATCGCCCGTGGTCGCTCCGTCGTCGCCGTGCAGTACGCCGATGGCGTGCTGTTCGTGTCGGAGAACCCCTCCCAGGCGTTGCACAAGGTCTCCGAGATCTATGACCGCATCGCGTTCGCCGCGGTGGGTCGCTACAACGAGTTCGAGAACCTCCGCATCGCCGGCGTCCGGCTGGCCGACATGCGCGGCTACGCCTACGACCGGCGCGACGTGACCGGTCGCGGACTCGCCAACGCCTACGCCCAGACGCTCGGCACGATCTTCTCCTCCGGCGGCGAGAAGCCCTACGAGGTCGAGCTCTTCGTCGCCGAGATCGGGGACGAGGTCGCCGGTGACCAGCTCTACCGCCTGACCTACGACGGACAGGTGGCCGATGAGCACGGGTTCGCGGTCATGGGTGGCGCGGCGGACGTCGTCGCGACGTACCTCAAGGAGCGTTATGAGCCGGGCCTCAGCCTCGCTGCCGCGGTGAGGCTCGCGGTGGCTGCCCTCGGCCACTCCCAGAACGAGAAGGGCGAGGGAGGCGACCGGGTGATCCCGATCGGCGACCTCGAGGTGGCGGTCCTCGACCGCACTCGGGTGCAACCGCGCAAGTTCCGCAGGATCCGCCCGCCGATCCTGGGCGACCTGCTCGGGGCGCGCGGACCCGAGCAGCCCGACGAACCGGAGCCCGAGGATGGCGCAGGGGGCTCGCTTCCGTCGGCGCCCGTGGCCGATGACCCCTCCGATCCGACCGACACGGTGAGCGGCCCGGTGCCGCCGCTGGAGCACCCCCTCACGGGTGAGCCCCACACGGCACCTCCGGTTGCTCCGCCCGTTGCGCCTCCGGTAGCCCCGCCTGCGGAGTAG
- a CDS encoding FKBP-type peptidyl-prolyl cis-trans isomerase, whose amino-acid sequence MRRLTVIPAVLCLSVLGLTACGEEAPVSEGSVKISGEFGAAPKVTYANTPVEREKSEFKTISSGEGATVKDGDLVTVDYYIGNGFNGAKAESTFDDGGQPAQLTVSKAQLAIPALYTAIVDHKVGSRVSVIAAPKDGLASQGGNADLGIGNNDTLVLVLDIVSIVPTKPSGEAVKPAAGAPKLVETAGVPTGFDFKGMTPVGKKPVLHTLVQGDGPAVKNGQNITVHYLGQVVGGDVFDASYPKGAPASFELKYPGLVKGWMELVGVKLGSRVVIVIPSEFGYGKTGSGEKIKGGDDLVFVVDVLAAS is encoded by the coding sequence ATGCGCCGTCTCACCGTCATCCCGGCCGTCCTGTGCCTCTCCGTCCTCGGCCTCACCGCCTGTGGCGAGGAGGCCCCCGTGTCCGAGGGCTCGGTGAAGATCTCCGGAGAGTTCGGCGCGGCACCGAAGGTCACCTACGCCAACACCCCTGTCGAGCGCGAGAAGTCGGAGTTCAAGACGATCAGCTCCGGCGAGGGCGCGACGGTGAAGGACGGCGACCTCGTCACCGTCGACTACTACATCGGCAACGGGTTCAACGGCGCGAAGGCCGAGAGCACGTTCGACGACGGCGGACAGCCGGCGCAGCTCACGGTCAGCAAGGCCCAGCTCGCCATTCCGGCGCTCTACACCGCGATCGTCGACCACAAGGTGGGCTCGCGTGTCTCGGTGATCGCAGCCCCCAAGGACGGGCTGGCATCCCAGGGCGGCAATGCCGACCTCGGCATCGGCAACAACGACACGCTCGTCCTGGTTCTCGACATCGTGTCGATCGTCCCGACGAAGCCTTCGGGTGAGGCGGTCAAGCCTGCTGCGGGCGCTCCGAAGCTGGTCGAGACAGCTGGTGTGCCGACCGGGTTCGACTTCAAGGGCATGACGCCGGTCGGCAAGAAGCCGGTCCTCCACACGCTGGTCCAGGGCGACGGCCCGGCGGTGAAGAACGGTCAGAACATCACCGTTCACTACCTCGGCCAGGTGGTCGGCGGAGACGTCTTCGATGCCTCCTACCCGAAGGGCGCGCCCGCGTCGTTCGAGCTCAAGTACCCCGGCCTGGTCAAGGGCTGGATGGAGCTCGTCGGCGTCAAGCTCGGCAGCCGCGTGGTCATCGTGATCCCGTCCGAGTTCGGCTACGGCAAGACCGGGTCCGGCGAGAAGATCAAGGGCGGCGACGACCTGGTCTTCGTCGTCGACGTCCTCGCGGCCAGCTGA
- a CDS encoding helix-turn-helix transcriptional regulator: protein MSSGAKDQVGRLLALVPLIRRRGAMRVDEVADMLGVSPAQLVKDLKVLIFCGWPGWYPDDLIDVDLDALEPGGDGMIRISNADCLQEPLRLSTAEASALLVAVRALRDSADPAVLPSIDSTLEKLEGAVEGTPVASVQVPPRERELSAFRTKLAEAIRDARQVRLGYHVPARDEDTERTVDPIAVVSHQGVSYLDAWCHSAGERRSFRLDRVLGVSVLETAAEDHDLEPLDLGDGIFRPSEEQPLVTLQLAPRARWVAEYYPVVDARESAAGALEVDLRVADRAWLDRLLMRLTPHVTVLAPAEFTASYRQATSAARALYA, encoded by the coding sequence ATGAGCTCGGGCGCGAAGGACCAGGTCGGCCGTCTGCTGGCGCTGGTGCCGCTGATCCGGCGCCGCGGCGCGATGCGCGTCGACGAGGTGGCCGACATGCTCGGCGTGAGCCCCGCTCAGCTGGTGAAGGACCTCAAGGTCCTGATCTTCTGCGGCTGGCCGGGTTGGTACCCCGACGACCTGATCGACGTCGACCTCGACGCACTCGAGCCCGGCGGCGACGGCATGATCCGGATCTCCAACGCCGACTGCCTGCAGGAGCCGTTGCGGCTCTCGACCGCTGAGGCCTCGGCCCTGCTCGTCGCGGTGCGTGCACTGCGCGACAGCGCCGACCCGGCGGTCCTCCCGAGCATCGACAGCACGCTCGAGAAGCTCGAAGGCGCAGTGGAGGGCACGCCCGTGGCGAGCGTCCAGGTGCCCCCGCGCGAGCGGGAGTTGAGCGCGTTCCGCACCAAGCTCGCCGAGGCCATCCGCGACGCCCGCCAGGTCCGGCTCGGCTACCACGTGCCCGCGCGCGACGAGGACACCGAGCGCACCGTCGACCCGATCGCCGTGGTTTCCCACCAGGGCGTCAGCTACCTCGATGCCTGGTGCCACAGCGCGGGGGAGCGGCGCTCCTTCCGGCTCGACCGCGTCCTCGGTGTTTCCGTCCTCGAGACCGCCGCGGAGGACCACGACCTGGAGCCGCTCGACCTCGGTGACGGCATCTTCCGGCCCAGCGAGGAGCAGCCGCTGGTCACCCTGCAGCTCGCGCCGCGGGCCCGCTGGGTTGCGGAGTACTACCCGGTCGTGGACGCCCGTGAGAGCGCAGCCGGTGCGCTCGAGGTTGATCTCCGCGTCGCCGACCGCGCCTGGCTCGACCGGCTGCTGATGCGTCTCACGCCGCACGTCACTGTCCTCGCCCCCGCAGAGTTCACCGCGTCGTACCGTCAGGCCACCTCCGCTGCCCGGGCGCTCTACGCCTGA